Proteins encoded together in one Thermogemmatispora onikobensis window:
- a CDS encoding carboxymuconolactone decarboxylase family protein — MSHSQGGDQLPELKLSQEQLAELRQRYAELIGFVPPRVQARTDLLARLDPDFLLLQEEIRRRAMYPSCFDTKTAQLMLFGMLLVLLSDAAHLHARAARRAGATWEELNAVVNLAFLFRGLPAGNLGAQILQQLVADEDQHGSKESEPR; from the coding sequence ATGAGCCACTCTCAAGGGGGAGATCAGCTTCCTGAGCTGAAGCTGAGCCAGGAGCAGCTGGCGGAGCTTCGCCAGCGCTATGCCGAGCTGATTGGTTTTGTTCCCCCGCGTGTTCAAGCCCGAACCGATCTGCTAGCCCGCCTCGATCCCGACTTCCTTCTGCTCCAGGAAGAGATCCGCCGGCGCGCTATGTACCCCTCCTGCTTCGATACGAAGACAGCTCAGCTGATGCTCTTTGGCATGCTGCTGGTGCTGCTCTCCGATGCGGCTCATCTGCATGCCCGCGCCGCCCGGCGCGCTGGCGCCACCTGGGAAGAACTCAACGCGGTGGTCAATCTGGCTTTTCTCTTCCGCGGGTTGCCCGCCGGCAACCTCGGCGCTCAAATTCTTCAGCAACTGGTCGCGGATGAGGACCAGCACGGTTCAAAGGAGTCGGAACCACGCTGA